The Siniperca chuatsi isolate FFG_IHB_CAS linkage group LG9, ASM2008510v1, whole genome shotgun sequence genome includes a region encoding these proteins:
- the LOC122881916 gene encoding pituitary tumor-transforming gene 1 protein-interacting protein: MPPFITERQIPIAVVFGAVVLCVSFVSQGECQTTPPPTPCSAYKNCDSCVPHAKCLWCFTTNNCTEYPVSWLLPPASVCQLSQARWGVCWLNFEALIIALAVLGGTILISIIVCCCCCCCCKKRPSSPDRDEEIFARRREEIKQRADERKGERKARHDEIRRKYGLIGDSDHPYSKFENE; encoded by the exons ATGCCGCCTTTTATAACCGAGAGACAGATACCGATCGCGGTGGTGTTTGGTGCCGTAGTGCTGTGTGTTAGCTTTGTTAGCCAGGGGGAATGCcaaacaacaccaccaccaactC ccTGCTCTGCTTACAAAAACTGTGACTCTTGTGTTCCACATGCCAAG TGTCTGTGGTGCTTCACCACCAACAACTGCACAGAATACCCAGTGAGCTGGTTGCTGCCTCCAGCCTCCGTGTGCCAGCTGTCCCAGGCCCGTTGGGGAGTGTGTTGGC TGAACTTTGAAGCCCTGATCATTGCCCTTGCTGTCCTGGGCGGAACCATCCTCATCAGTATTATtgtatgctgctgctgctgctgctgctgcaagaaGCGGCCATCAAG TCCTGACAGAGATGAGGAGATATttgccaggaggagagaggagatcaAACAGCGCGCCGATGAGCG gaaAGGGGAGAGAAAGGCAAGGCACGATGAGATCCGCAGGAAGTATG GTCTGATCGGTGACTCGGACCACCCATACAGCAAGTTTGAGAATGAGTAA